A segment of the Elaeis guineensis isolate ETL-2024a chromosome 6, EG11, whole genome shotgun sequence genome:
TCCATCCGATGACAACATAAGACGACTGACTCTTGATCATCACCGATCAATCCCTATCTCGATGACACCCCAGTTAGCGATCCAATTCAAAATTCGACGTCTGTCGAGCAACAACTATCGCGAAACTGATAAGGTAACCACAATCACCATACCCCGAAAATCTCCAACGATAATCTCGCCATCTCACGCAAGTTGCATCCTGATCGATTGGGATCGTGCCAATCAACTTACAAACTAAAGCTCCAGTCCTCCGCCCATAAAGAAGGCTCAAAAGATCCAAAAAATAGTATATCATTATTCTGCCTCTCACATTTCTCCATCTGTTAAACGAGagttctaacttgagcatcggagagttCTTATCGAAGCAACCTCCAGTCAGGACTTTTGCGCAAGTCATACCCCCGGGAGGCCCATCTCGCTATCCACTCCAGCATCCCGACGTCatacgaatttttgcaccaacaaattcaAGCTAGAACTTTCATAAATCACAGGTTATCCCGAAAAGTTATACAAGATAAAGAGGAAAAGAATCcttaaaaaaatcagaaaaaaaaggtATCATGATTTTAGGACAATCTCAATACAGGGTAGTTAAGCAGGAGACACTAGTATCTTTGACCATATATTTGTCAATGAGTTTTTGTTCGCATGTGTGTGCATGTGCAAGTGAAGCAACCTGAATGGGGTGCTACCAGACACCATTTTTTTACCAGAAGAGGCCCCAACAAAAAAAACAACCATATATTTGTCATAGTAATTTATCTCAAGATTGGCAGCCCCTCTGCATTTCGTTTTTGGTTTTACAATACCTCTGCATTTCTTTATGTTCCACTTGAATCAAGTTGGGTTTTCGCTTGGATTCCAGGAGATCTCATAGGCCTGATAAGATCTTCATGGTGAGGAttctattttaaaacttacttggGATGCAATTTAGTTTAAAGAGATGATGATGATTGATGAACACAGCTTACCCCTATGTTtcagaataactaatttaattttttagatacttGATCTTATTTTTATAAAGTAGAAATGATCTCTGGGGAGTTAAAAAAAGAACCAGCTATGAAGATCTTTTCAGACTGATAACATCTTCCACCATCCAAACATCTACTTAGTGTATATACGGAACAGGTAGAGACAAAGATATGTCAATAAATTAGTACATTCTCCAACTCGTTGGCAATCTACCGAGCAAGGAAGAATTTAATTAGACGTTGAATGTTTAAACAATAGATGGTCCATGCCGTTTGCACCTcactttttttttgagaaattgcAAGCCCCagttttcaagaaaaaataaaatgcaaTTAAGAGGGATGCGATGATAGCACTGGTGCATcaaattctatcaaaattttgTAGTTAAGTATGCTTGTACGAGAGTAGTAATAGGATGGACCTCTCTTTATGAtactttttatttcaaataaaaaaataaaaaaaaatgcagGGAATATTTTTCATTTGAGAGAAGGAAAAACACTCAACAAAATAGTAAACAGGGTGCCCCATGACAGACCCTTTCATGCACCCCAATTTACCAAACCTTGGACTACTGCACTCCCACAACCACCATCTGgaaattagtatatttttttttaataaggaaAGGTAACAAACAAAAATGAAATACACAAAGAACACATTCATCACCGCTGTAACCACAATTTCTCCCACTTAATTAACAACATCACCTCAACCCCTAAGAAGCAAATTTTGTTCACCTCTGGAGCATTTTCTCCCGAGCCATTCATGTATCAGCTAGCCAGCTCTTTTTCTGTGCGCATGGTGGGATTGGAGGTGGGAGCAGACATTTTTCTAAGATTCTGCTGGTGGTATACTTGCCTTAGCCTCTCGATCTCCTTCTTTAATGCCTCTTGGTGGGCTGCCATTTTACAAAAAAACCACAACCCAAATCCATTACTGGAGCTCTACTAGTAATTATCAAGCTATCAGGTTCTGAAATGCATATTTTTAACTGCTCATTGTGATTGTTTAATAGATTTAGTTTTGTTACAAGAAGTGTAGTTCTTGTTATCGCATTATGTATTGCtcatagatttaatattagataattagTGATTTTGTTAGCTCCAAATGCGAACGACTAGCGTACCATCCGATTGAAAATCCATAAAATGTTCCACGGGAGCAAAACATGTTGGGCCATAGTTTAaacattttatataattttaaccaCAAATTATATCAGCGCAAATTTTTTTTTGCGATAATTCACAGCTAGGTTAGAAATTATAGATTATTGTGAATGGTGTCGATCTGAGGTTTAGATGATACATCATACATTTAGACATAAAGgcgcattctttttttttttttcctttcttttttaataatttcttGTGCTAGTCAAAGGCATAATATTATTTCCTTGAGGTGCATGGAGGAAGCTTGGGcctcatcaaaattttattaagaagAGGCACAATACTagataaattatgttctaaactGCAAAAGGGTGGGCTTAACCGTATAGTCGTTTTGAGAGTTGGTGTTCCAACTAGTTCAGTATAAAAGAAGATTTGAGAATTTGTGGGGGAAGAAAAATTTGTTCCATTGCTAAATAAATTTATGAGACTAATGATTATTGTTAAGGTCCATGCATGATTACATGCAAGAATTACAAGCGTCGAATGGCACCAACCAAAATAGCAGCTCTACTGACAAATAACATCAATTATttggaaaaatttcaaatcattttCTCATACATTAATCATGCATAATTGTGAATCATCGCAAATTATgactataaaataatttcaaataattttttagtcaTTAATAATCTTAAAAATCATTCAGGAAATGAAAGGATGATGAACATCCAGAGTACTTTGTTTAGTGACTTGGACAATTTTGGGCAACTACTATATGCGACGAATTTAGTGAGTTAACTGGACACCTGGAAGGGAATTGGGGGAAAATATCCACATTGATTGTAATTTATACTTTATCTGTCACGTATTACAAGATTGCTATGGTTACTTCGCTTGCCCACTTCTTTGGGAAAGAAATATTATGGACTCTGTAGGAAATGCTCTAATGTTAAGCAAAATTTAcgggaaaaaaattcaaaaatagttTAGGTATCGGAAAACTTGATCAAATTCTAGTGACATCAATCGAGGGAACTCACCATCTTTAAAAATTTTGTCCTGCGCCAAGGCTGCAATCCGCTGCTTGAGATGGCTGTTTCCCACTGTAAGAATGGAGCGCTGGTGATCGAGGAATGCGACCCGAGGCGACAAGGCCGACACCTCGGTCTTCGTTTCAACATCCAAAGGACAAACATAACCAACCAAATCAGTAGAGAATGTTGGCCaaattatgaaaactctttttatcTGTTAACACTGTTGCATTATCCCATAAAACCTAATTTCCTGTCAGAAATCCATCATAAATATGGAAAATTCAACAGCATGGCTACCTGCAACGTCGTCACACTGCGCTCCAGCTCCGAGATGTACTGCAGCTTCCTCACTCGCGACCTCTGCGCCGACTGCCGATTAGCTAATATTCTGCTCAAATCCAAACCTTTATCGGATGATTAATGGCTGAGGCCATTAATTCTGGAGTAAAAAATTGAGCCAGATTGTGATAAAATGGTGGCAATTGGCCTCTCACCTCTTGACTCTCTTGGGGTCCACTATGAGCTCGGGCCCTGCGGCCGGTTGAGCCTGTGCTGGCGCCAGCGGCTCGGCCTTGCAAGCACTCTGCGCCTCTTCAGCCGACTCGATCATTGCGGTGGGCTTGTCATCGTGGATGCTGTTGTGGTCGGACGGCGTGGAGGGGTTGGAAGACGAGACGGCGAGCGCAGCACCGGCGGAGGAGGATGAAGGGGGCGGGACGTCGTCGGGAAACATGGACATGAGCTGGTCGTCGTCGAGGCGATCGAattcggcggcggcggcggctgtGGCCGCGGCCTCGACGAAGGTGATGGAGTCGCTGGCGGAGCGGCGGTGGGAGCTGCGCTTGGTGGAGGAGAAGTCGAGGAATTCGTCGACCCATGAGGGCTGGAAGCCAGGAGGTGGCGGCGAGGGGGTTGGGATGGAGGAGGGTGGACGTTGGTGGCCGAAGTTGGGCCAGGTTGGGGGCATGGTGGTGGGGATCTTGGGAGGGAGCTGAGccatagctctctctctctctctctctctctctctctctctctaaaaaagagcTTGGTCCGAGACCGGCCAAGCAATGCTGCCTTGATATAAGAGCCTTGTTGTTTGATTGGAGCCCAATGGATAAGAAATGGGACTgtagagatcttctctttcaattcaaattcaaatgacacTCATTGATTTGTGTTCCTGGTGttgtttcctctctctctctctccccctctgtgTTTCTTTGtttgttgttgctgttgttgATGTAGTGGGGGGTGGCAGTTAAATTTTCTTATGTTGTAGGTGGGGTTGAAGatgtggaggaggagaagagggggtcACATGACAAGGGAAGAGGAGACAGCTAGCAacagctggagagagagagagagagagagagagagagagagaggctgtgGGCTTTATGTAGATGGGTCTGGTTGCTACTGTCTTTCATGGCACTGAAAGGAGGATATGTGCATCCTCTGACTGTCCATGTAGTAGGGTTGTTTATGTTTGGAAGTAGATCGGCTGGCTGGCTAACAAGGTTGGCTTGACATGAACTGGGTTTTGGATCCAAGCTCCAAACATGGTTCAACTAGCTAGTAGAATGAGCTTGAGGTTGCAAGCAAATTAAGTCAGTTCATGGAACAATACATGTGACAACTAATTTTCCACTGACCCTTCTCAATATCGTAAGTTCAGAAGATTTCAAATAACATTTTAATGCATGGAAGGGATGGAAACTTATTTACACAAATGATTCATCACTGGTCAAAAGGATTGCTCATAATAGGTGAACATATATATGTGACCCAAATGCTTCTGGAAAAAacgtttctaatttttttttatacgtCATTATCAAGTTTGCGTTGTCGTTTTAATTAGACATTGTCTCATTAGCTACCACAATGTTGGTTAATTTATTATGAACCTAAGGAGAAGTATAATGTAGATTGAGACAACAagagatcaataaaaaaaaaaaatccaaagcaCAAGTCCATTCTATAATATCTTTGTGGCGTAACGAGAGCTAACCCTAAGATACAGCTTGGCTTAGCTAAACTGCAACTGCATATATCCACACATCCTTGGGCAATAAAAGCTAAATGCATGTGATGGCAATATACAATTTAGATGCAAGGATGCACATGGAACCGAGATTCCTCTTGCCGTAAATCTTCTAACGGTTGATGGAAAtaatggatggatggatggatgagcGGTGGGAATTTTAAGAATGGGAAATGAGCTAGCTGTTTAAAAGGTGAAGGGTGGTGggcgagggagggagagagagagagagaggggggggggggattCGAATCATGCCTTCCCATGTGCACTATTTGCACGCCCTCTCCCTGCTTTGCCACCAACCTATGCTCTCAAATGCAGACTTTATGCCTCCTCTCCTACCTTCCTTTTCCCTCTTTCCTTTTGTATTatattcctcttcttttctcccaataatCTTTCTAGCTCTCCTCTGAGGCTTCTTGGCAGTTTCGGACCGTCTCGCTGGCCAGGAAAGGTTTAACAATTTTTGCTCTACAAGTGGAGGATTCATTGCTTGCAACTCACTTTGGTAGAGGTTAAGAGAGTTTTTGGGGCATGTTAGGTAGTATGAACAGAATTGGAAGCACTATCCGGAAGATCAAAGTAGAATTAGATCAGTGAACATATCCTTTGTAAATGTACCTTTGCTTGCTTACATGAATACCGTAGCATGGTCTAGGAAACAAGGATGGGAAACATAGTGTAAAGAAACAAGGCTGTCATACCAACTCAAGTATAAGAGCTTATGCCGATCAGTATTACCAGCTGGTTGGTATCCCTCTTCATGTGGAAGAAATAAAGGATTGGAACTCTCACAATGGCATCCCTGCCATATTTCTACAGAAGTACAGAAGTTTATGCATAGACATTCCCTATAGTTTCTTTATTCTCTCATAGAAATTCCATCTATGCGTGGAATCATGCTTGAGCGTGAAGACATAACACTATCCACAAGCATGCAGAAGAACTTTGCAAGGGCTGACCTTGTAAAGATCATGGATCATGTTTGATAGAGATCCCACAATCTCCCCTGAAAGCATCACAAATGAAGTGTttgtattttattagttaaagagaAAATGGCCTTTGGTTCATTCTCCTTTCATGAAGTTCcccttttttttcagaaaaaagatGTTCTCACTGGTTTTAACATTCTTCCAAATTACTTTCCTTTGCAATTTTACCATCTCCCAAGTCAAAATCAATATAACA
Coding sequences within it:
- the LOC140858671 gene encoding basic leucine zipper 61-like — protein: MAQLPPKIPTTMPPTWPNFGHQRPPSSIPTPSPPPPGFQPSWVDEFLDFSSTKRSSHRRSASDSITFVEAAATAAAAAEFDRLDDDQLMSMFPDDVPPPSSSSAGAALAVSSSNPSTPSDHNSIHDDKPTAMIESAEEAQSACKAEPLAPAQAQPAAGPELIVDPKRVKRILANRQSAQRSRVRKLQYISELERSVTTLQTEVSALSPRVAFLDHQRSILTVGNSHLKQRIAALAQDKIFKDAHQEALKKEIERLRQVYHQQNLRKMSAPTSNPTMRTEKELAS